Proteins from one Drosophila gunungcola strain Sukarami chromosome 3R, Dgunungcola_SK_2, whole genome shotgun sequence genomic window:
- the LOC128253163 gene encoding LOW QUALITY PROTEIN: phospholipid-transporting ATPase ID (The sequence of the model RefSeq protein was modified relative to this genomic sequence to represent the inferred CDS: deleted 1 base in 1 codon), whose product MIGGRKCSEAARRLRQRPDTLELAVLGGQSAETELQEENDRNLGAENGDECGTKAAETSGPTASRRTRWFQFARSSKSRRQRLHCEEDEETQEQGRRNSDKEGGRRACLAQPEGMNIGSSTQTIATPLILGDSFYSLAPGAANPSTNRSDDQKQYKQRDPSVASETKSMPSLRRLSQIRRRRSSYYFSENERRIRANDKEFNAQFKYHNNYIKTSKYSLFTFLPFNLLEQFQRLANFYFLCLLVLQLIPAISSLTPVTTAIPLIGVLTLTAVKDAYDDIQRHLSDSQVNNRKSKTLRNGKLVEAKWSEVQVGDVIRLDNNQFVAADTLLLSTSEPNGLCFIETAELDGETNLKAKQCLTETIELGDRHDSLWNFNGEIICERPNNLLNKFDGTLIWRSQRFALDNEKILLRGCVLRNTQWCYGVVVFAGVDTKLMQNSGKTQFKSTGVDRLLNFIIIGIVLFLVSICALFAVGCAIWEGFIGQHFQLYLPWEHIIPKDYIPTGATVIGLLVFFSYAIVLNTVVPISLYVSVEVIRFAQSFLINWDEEMYYAPTKTYAKARTTTLNEELGQIQYIFSDKTGTLTQNIMTFNKCSINGRSYGDVIDLRTGELIEITEQQTIFQNSNTNNRPSPAGGAAAAPPAAPPAAPPPIILVHKAEVHAKKSALVVTSSGEAQVASSPISTRSDLEHSNASERRPGLKQVRYSAPSRSQDEDPHSGGLSPRLGGGGNLNPPISIEAQKSSGFKRSGAGYMQRQLSRTSSCDKVKILHDTEPTEPHNMHHSKHHRKRHVKIRLKKSPSTVTLGVPFCQFGHHLEGEPESTPHLSHSSHTKHHHKAFATNWSSSPQRVHALQSVDFSANPHHESEFRWYDRTLLDAVRSDEEHSHVFFRLLALCHTVMAETVDGKLEYQAQSPDEAALVSAARNFGFVFRTRTPNSITIEVMGQMEEYELLNILDFNNIRKRMSVILRRGDSVVLYCKGADNVIYDRLHGGQEDLKARTQDHLNKFASEGLRTLALAERRLTQQYYNDWRLRQQEAALSMDSREQKLNEIYEEIESDMQLVGVTAIEDKLQDGVPKSIANLQSAGIKIWVLTGDKQETAINIGYSCQLLTDDLADVFIVDGNSVEEVEKQLRQFKESIKIYNRFRPGGIEGFDQFNSDSNMDPVSVTMTHTSAFMQETNLPPTPPPPPAISVVTFRWDDKIKDNKGGPDSAECNDLFGDEKRSEDGGCASIVMDENTGFALVVNGHSLVHCLSPELETKFLDIASNCKAVICCRVTPLQKALVVELIKRAKNAVTLAIGDGANDVSMIKAAHIGVGISGQEGLQAVLSSDYSIAQFRYLERLLLVHGRWSYYRMCKFLRYFFYKNFAFTLCHCWYSLFCGFSAQTVFDPMFISVYNLFYTSLPVLALGVFEQDVSDKNSVEFPRLYTPGLKSELFNIREFIYSVLHGAFTSLVLFLIPYGVYKDGVSANGYIVSDHMTLGAVVATILIVDNTAQISLYTSYWTVVNHVTIWGSLIWYFVLDYFYNYVIGGPYVGSLTQAMKDLTFWVTMLITVMALVAPVLAYKYYLLDVHPSLSDKIRQKSLKKFHSRASSDVRRTASSRRGRRSVRSGYAFAHQEGFGRLITSGKIMHKLPQDFAFPLGLGTKKTQTLHNNLNSADGQAPKTNNVTGQHMVNNNTNLRQNQNQNHSSMADITADGRGTGGEGSRGSGSGGTDDMSPRAPCQDLDTINL is encoded by the exons ATGATCGGGGGCAGGAAATGCAGCGAGGCTGCCCGGCGGCTGCGACAGCGTCCTGACACTCTGGAACTGGCCGTTCTGGGCGGCCAATCTGCGGAAACGGAGCTTCAGGAGGAAAATGATAGGAACCTGGGAGCTGAAAATGGAGATGAATGTGGGACAAAAGCTGCCGAAACGTCGGGCCCAACAGCCAGCAGGAGAACGCGATGGTTTCAGTTCGCCAGGAGCTCAAAAAGTCGAAGGCAACGTCTTCATTGCGAAGAAGATGAGGAGACCCAAGAGCAGGGCAGAAGGAACTCCGATAAGGAGGGCGGTAGGAGGGCGTGTCTCGCTCAACCGGAGGGCATGAACATTGGCAGCTCCACGCAAACCATCGCCACCCCCCTGATTTTGGGTGACAGCTTCTACAGCCTGGCTCCGGGTGCAGCGAATCCATCAACAAACAGATCCGATGACCAGAAGCAGTACAAGCAAAGGGATCCATCGGTGGCTTCGGAGACCAAGTCGATGCCCAGTTTAAGACGTCTGTCACAGATAAGACGGCGTCGCAGTTCTTACTATTTTTCGG aaAACGAACGCAGAATCCGCGCCAACGACAAAGAGTTTAATGCCCAATTCAAATATCAC AACAATTACATCAAAACCTCCAAGTATTCACTGTTCACGTTCCTGCCTTTCAATCTGTTGGAGCAATTCCAGCGGTTGGCCAACTTCTATTTCCTCTGTCTGTTGGTCCTTCAGCTGATACCAGCGATCTCCTCGCTCACCCCCGTAACCACAGCTATTCCCCTTATAGGAGTACTCACTCTTACTGCCGTGAAGGATGCCTACGATGATATC CAACGTCATTTGTCCGACTCGCAGGTTAACAATCGCAAGTCGAAAACGCTGCGCAATGGCAAGTTGGTGGAGGCCAAGTGGTCGGAGGTACAGGTGGGCGACGTCATCCGGCTGGACAACAATCAGTTCGTGGCTGCCGACACCCTGCTGCTGTCCACGTCCGAGCCAAATGGGCTCTGCTTCATCGAAACCGCCGAACTGGAC GGAGAAACGAATCTCAAGGCGAAACAGTGCCTGACGGAGACCATCGAGCTGGGGGATCGCCACGATTCGCTGTGGAACTTCAACGGCGAGATCATCTGCGAGAGACCCAACAATCTGCTGAACAAGTTCGATGGCACCTTGATCTGGCGGAGTCAGAGGTTCGCCCTGGACAACGAGAAGATCCTGCTGAGAGGCTGTGTCCTCCGGAACACGCAGTGGTGCTATGGCGTGGTCGTCTTCGCCGGAGTGGACACCAAGTTGATGCAGAATTCCGGAAAGACGCAGTTCAAGAGCACTGGCGTTGATCGCCTGCTcaactttattattattggg ATCGTCCTCTTTCTGGTTTCGATATGTGCCCTTTTTGCGGTCGGCTGTGCCATCTGGGAGGGCTTTATTGGCCAGCATTTTCAGCTTTATCTGCCCTGGGAGCACATCATACCCAAGGATTACATACCCACGGGGGCCACCGTCATTGGATTGCTGGTTTTCTTCTCGTATGCCATAGTCTTAAACACAGTTGTGCCAATCTCACTCTACGTTTCAGTAGAG GTAATACGCTTCGCACAGTCGTTCCTCATCAACTGGGATGAGGAGATGTACTACGCGCCAACCAAAACCTATGCCAAAGCCCGCACCACTACGCTCAACGAGGAACTGGGCCAGATCCAGTACATCTTCTCGGACAAGACGGGCACCCTCACCCAGAACATTATGACGTTCAACAAGTGCAGCATCAACGGACGCAGCTATGGCGATGTGATTGACCTGCGGACCGGCGAGCTAATCGAGATCACCGAG CAGCaaacaattttccaaaatagcaacaccaacaacagaCCCAGCCCCGCAGGTGGAGCTGCGGCAGCACCACCGGCAGCACCACCTGCAGCACCACCTCCCATCATCCTAGTGCACAAGGCCGAGGTGCACGCCAAGAAGAGTGCCCTGGTGGTCACATCCTCGGGTGAGGCGCAAGTGGCCAGCAGCCCCATATCCACAAGATCGGACCTCGAGCACTCAAACGCCAGTGAAAGACGACCGGGACTTAAGCAGGTGCGCTACTCGGCGCCCAGTAGGAGCCAGGATGAGGACCCGCACTCGGGTGGCTTGTCCCCCCGGCTGGGTGGTGGAGGAAATCTGAACCCACCCATCAGCATTGAGGCACAGAAGAGCAGCGGCTTTAAGAGGAGCGGAGCTGGATATATGCAGCGACAATTATCACGCACAAGCAGCTGCGACAAAGTAAAGATTTTGCATGACACTGAACCGACAGAACCACACAACATGCACCATTCAAAGCACCACCGCAAGCGACATGTCAAGATCCGGTTGAAGAAATCTCCATCAACAGTCACGCTGGGCGTTCCCTTCTGCCAATTCGGGCACCACCTTGAAGGGGAGCCAGAATCTACACCGCACCTAAGCCACTCGAGCCACACAAAGCACCATCACAAAGCATTCGCCACCAATTGGAGTTCGTCGCCTCAGAGAGTGCAC GCCCTGCAAAGTGTGGACTTCTCGGCCAATCCGCACCACGAGAGCGAGTTCCGCTGGTACGATCGCACGTTGCTGGACGCCGTCCGCTCGGATGAGGAGCACTCCCACGTGTTTTTCCGCCTCCTGGCCCTCTGCCACACGGTCATGGCCGAAACGGTGGACGGAAAGCTGGAGTACCAGGCCCAGAGTCCCGATGAAGCCGCCCTCGTCTCGGCCGCTCGCAATTTTGGCTTTGTCTTTCGCACACGAACACCGAACAGTATTACCATTGAGGTGATGGGGCAGATGGAG GAATACGAGCTCCTTAATATCCTCGACTTTAACAACATCCGCAAACGGATGTCTGTGATCCTCCGGCGCGGAGACTCAGTGGTGCTCTACTGCAAAGGAGCGGACAATGTGATATACGATCGTCTGCACGGCGGACAGGAAGATTTGAAGGCACGAACCCAGGATCACCTCAAC AAATTTGCTAGCGAGGGGCTTCGTACTTTGGCTCTGGCTGAGCGGCGTCTGACCCAGCAGTACTACAATGACTGGAGGCTAAGGCAACAAGAAGCTGCCCTTTCGATGGATTCGCGGGAGCAAAAGTTAAATGAAATCTACGAAGAAATCGAGAGCGACATGCAGCTGGTTGGGGTAACGGCCATCGAGGACAAACTGCAGGACGGCGTGCCAAAATCCATTGCTAATCTGCAGAGTGCAGGCATCAAGATCTGGGTCCTCACTGGCGACAAGCAGG AAACTGCCATCAACATCGGCTACTCCTGTCAACTGCTCACTGATGACTTGGCGGATGTCTTTATCGTTGACGGCAATTCCGTGGAGGAGGTGGAGAAACAGCTAAGGCAATTCAAAGAGTCCATCAAAATATACAATCGATTTAGACCAGGAG gcATCGAAGGGTTTGACCAATTCAACAGCGACAGTAATATGGATCCGGTGAGCGTGACCATGACACATACCTCGGCCTTCATGCAGGAGACGAACCTACCACCCACGCCGCCTCCACCGCCTGCCATTTCGGTGGTTACCTTTAGGTGGGATGACAAAATTAAGGATAATAAGGGCGGACCGGACAG TGCTGAATGCAATGATTTGTTCGGCGATGAGAAGAGGAGCGAGGATGGGGGCTGTGCCTCCATTGTGATGGATGAGAACACCGGCTTTGCCTTGGTTGTCAACGGTCACTCGCTGGTGCACTGTCTTTCGCCGGAGCTGGAGACCAA ATTCCTAGACATTGCCTCGAATTGCAAGGCGGTTATCTGTTGCCGGGTAACGCCACTTCAGAAGGCGCTGGTCGTCGAGCTAATTAAGCGTGCCAAAAACGCCGTCACCCTGGCAATCGGAGATGGCGCCAACGATGTGTCCATGATCAAAG CTGCCCACATAGGCGTTGGTATTTCCGGACAGGAGGGCCTTCAGGCTGTCCTGTCCAGCGACTACTCCATCGCCCAGTTCCGATACCTGGAGCGATTGCTGCTGGTCCATGGACGCTGGTCCTACTACCGCATGTGCAAGTTTCTGCGATACTTTTTCTACAAGAACTTTGCATTTACCCTGTGCCATTGCTGGTACTCGCTCTTTTGCGGCTTCAGCGCTCAG ACGGTGTTCGACCCAATGTTCATTTCCGTGTACAATCTGTTTTACACATCCCTGCCAGTTTTGGCGTTGGGCGTCTTCGAGCAGGATGTTTCGGACAAAAACAGCGTGGAGTTTCCACGCCTCTACACTCCGGGTCTGAAAAGCGAGCTGTTCAACATACGCGAGTTTATCTACAGTGTGTTGCATGGCGCCTTTACCTCGTTGGTCCTGTTCCTGATTCCCTATGGCGTTTACAAGGACGGCGTCTCTGCGAATGGCTACATTGTGAGCGATCACATGACGCTGGGCGCCGTTGTGGCCACTATACTCATAGTGGACAATACGGCTCAG ATATCTTTGTACACCTCCTACTGGACGGTTGTCAATCATGTGACTATTTGGGGTAGTTTGATTTGGTACTTCGTGCTGGACTATTTCTACAACTATGTCATTGGAGGACCTTATGTGGGCTCATTGACGCAAGCAATGAAGGATCTGACTTTCTGGGTCACCATGCTGATCACAGTGATGGCGCTGGTGGCCCCTGTCTTGGCCTATAAGTACTATTTGCTGGATGTGCATCCAAGTCTGTCAGACAAG ATACGTCAAAAGTCCTTGAAGAAGTTCCATTCGAGAGCCTCCAGTGATGTCAGACGAACGGCTTCTTCGCGCCGCGGACGTCGCTCCGTGCGATCGGGATATGCCTTCGCCCATCAG GAGGGCTTTGGCCGCCTGATCACCTCCGGCAAGATCATGCACAAATTGCCACAGGACTTTGCCTTCCCGCTGGGCCTGGGCACCAAGAAGACGCAGACGCTACACAACAACCTGAACTCGGCCGATGGACAGGCCCCGAAGACCAACAACGTGACGGGCCAGCATATGgtcaacaacaacacaaatcTGAGACAGAATCAGAACCAGAACCACTCGTCGATGGCGGACATAACGGCTGATGGGCGGGGCACTGGGGGCGAGGGCAGCAggggcagtggcagtggcggCACAGACGACATGAGTCCTAGGGCTCCCTGCCAGGACCTGGATACGATTAATCTCTAA